The Methanoculleus marisnigri JR1 genome window below encodes:
- the flaJ gene encoding archaellar assembly protein FlaJ: protein MFEDVTERLRAANQGKIPFEEQAESLDNLRSSILENKKMEQDLLFMYTYMAAITTSTVTRPEIFQYTSERFEYIPSRYIAKVQRLVAGWGQNYSNALRAVAERCRNGTLQSMLNRYANSIDSGVPDDDFIATELSSIRSIYRNTFEQGIELLKKWGDAYIAMLLSGALVAIIIMISVAIYAPEGIESALNSSYLIILAISVFGLFIMYRAVPDDPRTHGLTEICSREQDVIRRLERLILPVTAAIGLMLILVGANAGIIFLLVGLLLMPLGVIGYIDDANVINRDNDFATFIRGLGSIMGGKGITTGDALQEVDRKSLFHLEPFINSVSSKLNLGLDEAGSWKKFIGETGSYLIYKYMNIFRDAVALGGSPDAIGKIVGSSMLEQVLLRRKRDMMVKGFVVLLVPMHGAMIGIFVFLFEILLSMSRAVTEVMDHFAESSAALSGGTSSIGGSMATSLNIFVNFPEDVMRTYVVTILLMLTVANMLAGKIVMGGDRYLYYFFASLLCVATGAVYIIAPIMVSAFFNIPAFVEV, encoded by the coding sequence TTGTTCGAGGATGTAACCGAACGACTGCGGGCGGCAAACCAGGGGAAGATCCCGTTCGAGGAGCAGGCAGAATCTCTCGACAACCTCCGCTCTTCCATCCTCGAGAACAAGAAGATGGAGCAGGATCTGCTCTTCATGTACACCTACATGGCCGCGATCACCACATCCACCGTGACCCGGCCGGAGATCTTCCAGTACACCTCCGAGCGGTTCGAGTACATCCCGTCGCGCTACATAGCAAAGGTGCAGCGCCTGGTCGCCGGGTGGGGCCAGAATTATTCCAACGCCCTCCGGGCGGTCGCGGAGCGGTGCCGGAACGGAACCCTCCAGAGCATGCTCAACCGCTACGCCAACTCCATCGACTCCGGTGTCCCGGACGACGACTTCATCGCCACGGAACTCTCGAGTATCCGGAGCATCTACCGGAACACGTTCGAGCAGGGGATCGAACTCCTGAAAAAGTGGGGCGACGCCTACATCGCGATGCTCCTCTCGGGAGCGCTCGTCGCGATCATCATCATGATCTCGGTGGCCATCTACGCCCCCGAAGGTATCGAGTCGGCGCTGAACTCATCCTACCTCATCATCCTCGCAATATCGGTCTTCGGCCTCTTTATCATGTACCGGGCCGTCCCCGACGACCCCCGCACGCACGGCCTCACTGAGATCTGCTCAAGGGAGCAGGACGTCATCCGGCGGCTGGAACGCCTGATCCTGCCGGTCACCGCCGCAATCGGGCTGATGCTCATCCTCGTCGGCGCCAACGCGGGCATCATCTTCCTGCTTGTCGGCCTGCTCCTGATGCCGCTCGGGGTCATCGGCTACATCGACGACGCGAACGTCATCAACCGGGACAACGATTTCGCCACGTTCATCCGGGGGCTCGGGTCGATCATGGGCGGCAAGGGCATCACCACCGGCGACGCTCTCCAGGAGGTCGACCGGAAGTCGCTCTTCCACCTGGAGCCGTTCATCAACTCGGTCTCGTCGAAACTGAACCTCGGGCTCGATGAAGCCGGGAGCTGGAAGAAGTTCATCGGGGAGACCGGCAGTTACCTGATCTACAAGTACATGAACATCTTCCGTGACGCCGTGGCTCTCGGCGGGTCGCCCGACGCGATCGGAAAGATCGTCGGTTCGTCGATGCTCGAACAGGTGCTGCTCCGGAGGAAGCGCGACATGATGGTGAAGGGGTTCGTCGTCCTGCTCGTGCCGATGCACGGGGCGATGATCGGCATCTTCGTCTTCCTCTTCGAGATCCTTCTCTCGATGTCGCGTGCCGTGACGGAGGTGATGGATCACTTCGCCGAGTCCTCGGCAGCACTCTCGGGAGGAACGTCTTCGATCGGCGGTTCGATGGCAACGTCATTGAACATCTTCGTGAACTTCCCCGAGGACGTAATGCGAACCTACGTAGTAACGATCCTCTTAATGCTGACCGTTGCAAACATGCTTGCAGGAAAGATTGTCATGGGTGGCGACCGATACCTGTACTACTTCTTCGCAAGCCTGCTCTGCGTGGCAACCGGTGCCGTCTACATCATTGCACCGATCATGGTGAGCGCATTCTTTAACATTCCAGCATTCGTGGAGGTGTGA
- a CDS encoding CheF family chemotaxis protein codes for MKSVPIKVEHEGKWIPTTMGIAEDRFRIDAPLNQEIPYKSVVDLEEKKNQVIITAGATGEGVYRIASVEKVLLVLKKFIITQASAYRLNAFFMSPAIRGGVLVQNAQWEKGAITVMKTGIWFISQEKQVCIPLDEVTGIELTSREIQEKNLDVVKIDHLSENELVTSFVLCPLTTLQVLYNFLKEAAHDTEVSEEIDPLTGQVAMLVYSGMDSSAIENMLKLSHKDLDVIYEKLLGSGLAEVLYVRKEVQLTPKGVRYISESVKSPLD; via the coding sequence ATGAAATCAGTTCCGATAAAGGTCGAGCACGAAGGCAAGTGGATCCCGACGACGATGGGCATCGCTGAGGATCGTTTCCGCATCGATGCTCCCCTCAATCAGGAGATCCCATACAAATCCGTGGTCGATCTCGAGGAGAAGAAGAACCAGGTGATCATCACCGCCGGGGCGACCGGTGAGGGGGTCTACCGTATCGCCTCGGTCGAGAAGGTTCTCCTGGTCTTAAAAAAGTTCATCATCACCCAGGCGAGCGCCTACCGGCTGAACGCTTTCTTCATGTCGCCCGCAATCCGCGGGGGGGTACTCGTCCAGAACGCGCAATGGGAGAAAGGCGCGATCACCGTCATGAAGACCGGCATCTGGTTCATCAGCCAGGAGAAGCAGGTCTGCATCCCTCTCGACGAGGTGACCGGCATCGAACTTACGTCCCGGGAGATCCAGGAGAAAAATCTCGACGTCGTGAAGATCGACCACCTCAGCGAGAACGAACTCGTGACGAGTTTTGTTCTCTGCCCGCTGACGACGCTCCAGGTTCTCTACAACTTCCTCAAAGAGGCGGCGCACGATACCGAGGTCAGCGAGGAGATCGATCCCCTGACCGGGCAGGTGGCCATGCTGGTCTACAGCGGGATGGACTCGAGCGCCATCGAGAACATGCTCAAACTCTCGCACAAAGACCTCGACGTCATCTACGAGAAACTCCTCGGCTCGGGGCTCGCCGAAGTACTCTATGTCAGAAAGGAAGTACAACTAACCCCAAAAGGTGTTAGATACATCTCAGAGTCTGTAAAATCTCCATTAGATTAA